From Pseudochaenichthys georgianus unplaced genomic scaffold, fPseGeo1.2 scaffold_889_arrow_ctg1, whole genome shotgun sequence, one genomic window encodes:
- the aga gene encoding N(4)-(beta-N-acetylglucosaminyl)-L-asparaginase, whose product MFELLLFSSLTVLFPLGHTSLPLVINTWPYENATAAAWSALQSGGSVLDAVEKGCARCEMEQCDGTVGYGGSPDEAGETTLDAMIMNGDTMDVGAVAGLRRIKNAIGVARAVMEHTEHTLLVGESASVFAENMGFVAEDLTTNNSVNIFSKWLKGNCQPNYRKNVFPDPSKSCGPYTPGATVRQNTRAQLVNTRSHDTIGMIVLDQHGHLAAGTSTNGLNHKIHGRVGDSPIVGAGAYADSSAGAASATGDGDIMMRFLPSYLAVELMRAGADPSAACKTAISRIKRHYSDFFGAIICANTTGHYGAACNKGPGLSQFHFMVSNSESDIPLLKSVDCF is encoded by the exons ATGTTTGAGTTGCTGCTGTTTTCTTCTCTAACTGTCCTGTTTCCACTTGGACATACATCGCTACCTCTCGTTATCAACACATGGCCATACGAGAATGCAACGGCTGCAG CGTGGAGCGCCCTGCAGTCGGGCGGCTCCGTGCTGGATGCAGTGGAGAAGGGATGTGCCCGCTGTGAAATGGAGCAGTGCGATGGCACCGTGGGCTACGGTGGGAGCCCAGATGAGGCGGGAGAGACCACCCTGGATGCCATGATCATGAACGG GGATACAATGGATGTGGGTGCCGTGGCAGGCCTGAGAAGAATCAAGAATGCCATAGGGGTGGCGAGAGCTGTGATGGagcacactgaacacacactgcTCGTAGGAGAGTCAG CCTCTGTGTTTGCTGAAAACATGGGCTTCGTCGCAGAAGACCTGACTACCAACAACTCTGTGAATATTTTCTCGAAGTGGCTGAAGGGCAACTGCCAACCTAATTATCGAAAG AATGTCTTTCCAGATCCTTCCAAGTCTTGTGGACCTTACACGCCCGGGGCGACAGTGAGACAGAACACCAGGGCACAGCTTGTTAATACGCGCTCCCATGACACCATAG GGATGATTGTTCTTGATCAACACGGTCACCTGGCTGCTGGCACATCAACCAATGGACTAAATCACAAAATTCATGG TCGTGTTGGGGACTCTCCTATTGTGGGAGCGGGGGCCTATGCAGACAGCTCGGCTGGTGCTGCCTCTGCGACGGGAGACGGAGACATCATGATGCGCTTTTTGCCAAG CTACTTGGCCGTGGAGCTGATGAGGGCCGGGGCAGATCCCTCGGCAGCCTGCAAGACGGCCATTTCCAGAATCAAGAGGCATTACTCAGACTTCTTTGGAGCCATCATCTGTGCGAACACAACAGGCCATTATG GTGCGGCCTGTAACAAAGGCCCCGGCCTCTCCCAGTTCCACTTCATGGTGTCCAACTCAGAGTCAGACATACCCCTCCTCAAATCTGTGGACTGCTTTTAA
- the neil3 gene encoding endonuclease 8-like 3 has product MVEGPGVTLNGEKIRAKVKKGQKIKEIKGSLTTSTKHNSGGNAFQRFHGCPYTGVETVGKELFMYFGAKALRIHFGMNGSMRINPAVRKERTASVPVLEVHLTYDTVCFFDSTVDIRLTEDCEQRVRAMESLDVCSPKFSVSRSEEAVRSQSGRILCDVLLDQAIMPGVGNIIKNEALFDSGLHPAVKVKQLTGEQIHHLVKMTRDFTLLFYKCRKSGSPLCKHYKVYKHPQCGQCSRAITVCRLGDNGRMTYLCESCQTGDPSQVELSKLPVRNSLIGWVYNERTNDCVAKKEEEDWACQLCTLINQPTAKSCDACLTPKPEVHKDGTNTEASPFTTDLIKYPCSAFTKPQEELKVNWRSAFGTSTLVFSDLSEKTKPANSPLSSAGSHLNSLAAERALYKYSVCQGTTSPNYASGGWQRESGELSNGESLASYSHPSKKMRIDHSPFPSNNAQNGAPNTSKRKVEATGRSPSTSSSPCCASHSRPAVLRAVHKEGENKGRQFYSCSLPRETKCNFFEWADTHFPSCQHGKRCLMRTVLKLGPNNGRNFYTCSLQQGKQCEFFKWAEKGPGISILPGC; this is encoded by the exons ATGGTTGAAGGTCCGGGGGTTACATTAAACGGAGAGAAAATCCGTGCAAAAGTTAAAAAAGGACAAAAGATTAAGGAAATCAAAGGCAGTTTGACAACATCCACC AAACATAACTCCGGGGGAAATGCCTTCCAGAGGTTTCATGGTTGTCCGTACACCGGGGTTGAAACGGTCGGCAAGGAGCTCTTCATGTACTTCGGTGCAAAAGCTTTGAG AATCCACTTTGGTATGAATGGATCAATGCGTATAAACCCTGCCGTGAGGAAGGAGAGGACTGCCTCCGTACCCGTGCTGGAAGTACACCTGACTTACGACACTGTGTGCTTCTTTGATAGCACTGTGGACATAAG GTTGACTGAGGACTGTGAGCAGAGGGTGAGGGCTATGGAGAGTCTGGATGTGTGCTCCCCCAAGTTCAGCGTCTCCCGCTCCGAGGAGGCAGTGAGGAGCCAGAGTGGCAGAATACTCTGTGACGTTCTCCTAGACCAAGCCATCATGCCGGGAGTCGGCAACATCATTAAAAACGAAGCCCTGTTTGACTCGGGCCTCCATCCAGCCGTGAAG GTGAAACAGCTGACAGGCGAGCAGATCCACCACTTGGTGAAGATGACGCGGGATTTCACTCTTCTGTTTTACAAG TGTCGCAAATCTGGCTCTCCTCTGTGCAAACATTACAAAGTCTACAAGCATCCCCAGTGCGGCCAGTGCTCTCGAGCCATCACGGTCTGTCGTCTTGGAGACAACGGCAGGATGACTTACCTCTGCGAGAGCTGTCAGACGGGTGATCCCAGCCAGGTTGAGCTCAG TAAGCTCCCGGTCAGAAACAGTTTGATTGGCTGGGTCTACAATGAGAGAACCAATGATTGCGTGGCTAAAAAGGAGGAAGAGGACTGGGCCTGTCAGCTGTGCACGCTCATCAaccagccgacggccaagtccTGTGACGCCTGCCTCACTCCCAAACCTGAGG TCCACAAAGATGGCACGAACACGGAGGCATCACCCTTCACCACTGATTTGATTAAATACCCCTGCAGTGCCTTCACAAAGCCACAAGAGGAGCTCAAAGTCAACTGGAGGTCTGCATTCGGGACTTCCACCCTTGTTTTCTCTGACTTGAGCGAGAAGACAAAGCCTGCAAACTCCCCTCTCTCTTCAGCCGGGAGTCATTTGAATTCCTTGGCGGCAGAGCGGGCTTTATATAAATACAGCGTCTGCCAGGGGACAACAAGCCCCAATTATGCCTCTGGTGGCTGGCAGAGGGAAAGTGGCGAGCTCTCCAACGGGGAATCGCTGGCCTCCTACAGTCACCCATCCAAGAAAATGAGAATTGATCACAGTCCCTTTCCCAGTAACAATGCTCAAAATGGGGCCCCCAACACGAG TAAGCGTAAAGTCGAAGCGACAGGCCGCAGCCCTTCCACTTCCAGCTCCCCTTGTTGTGCATCCCATAGTCGTCCAGCCGTCCTCAGAGCGGTCCACAAGGAGGGGGAGAATAAGGGACGACAGTTTTACTCCTGCTCGTTGCCCAGGGAGACCAAGTGCAACTTCTTTGAG TGGGCTGACACACACTTCCCCTCCTGTCAGCACGGGAAGCGCTGCTTAATGAGGACGGTTCTGAAGCTGGGACCAAACAACGGCCGCAACTTCTACACCTGCAGCCTGCAGCAAGGGAAGCAGTGTGAATTCTTCAAGTGGGCAGAGAAGGGACCGGGGATATCCATCCTCCCTGGCTGTTGA